A DNA window from Streptomyces asoensis contains the following coding sequences:
- a CDS encoding thioredoxin domain-containing protein — MNRLADTTSPYLLQHADNPVDWWPWTPEAFEEARRRDVPVLLSVGYSACHWCHVMAHESFEDQETADRLNEHFVSVKVDREERPDVDAVYMEAVQAATGQGGWPMTVFLTPDAEPFYFGTYFPPAPRQGMPSFRQVLEGVRQAWSERRDEVAEVAGKIVRDLAGREISYGDSKAPGEQELSQALLGLTREYDPQRGGFGGAPKFPPSMVVEFLLRHHARTGAEGALQMARDTCERMARGGIYDQLAGGFARYSVDRDWIVPHFEKMLYDNALLCRVYAHLWRATGSELARRVALETADFMVRELRTAQGGFASALDADSDDGSGRHVEGAYYVWTPAQLTEVLGPQDAELAARYFGVTEEGTFEEGASVLQLPQQEEVFDAGRIAGIKERLLRERGGRAAPGRDDKVVAAWNGLAIAALAETGAYFDRPDLVEAATGAADLLVRLHLDDQARIARTSKDGQVGANAGVLEDYADVAEGFLALASVTGEGVWLEFAGFLLDHVLTRFLDDDSGALFDTAADAEQLIRRPQDPTDNAVPSGWSAAAGALLSYAAHTGSEPHRSAAERALGVVKALGPRVPRFIGWGLAAAEALLDGPREVAVVVPDPADPAAERLRRTALLGTAPGAVVAFGTPGSDEFPLLAGRPLSNGEPTAYVCRDFTCDAPTTDPERLRAALATVVTGTP, encoded by the coding sequence ATGAACCGGTTGGCTGACACGACCTCGCCTTATCTGCTTCAGCACGCTGACAATCCGGTCGACTGGTGGCCCTGGACGCCGGAGGCTTTCGAGGAAGCGCGCCGGCGTGACGTACCCGTTCTGCTGTCGGTCGGCTACTCGGCGTGCCACTGGTGTCATGTGATGGCGCACGAGTCGTTCGAGGACCAGGAGACCGCCGACCGGCTCAACGAGCACTTCGTCAGTGTCAAGGTGGACCGGGAGGAGCGTCCCGACGTCGACGCCGTGTACATGGAGGCCGTCCAGGCGGCCACCGGGCAGGGCGGCTGGCCGATGACCGTCTTCCTGACGCCCGACGCCGAGCCCTTCTACTTCGGCACGTACTTCCCGCCCGCGCCCCGTCAGGGGATGCCGAGCTTCCGGCAGGTGCTGGAGGGGGTGCGGCAGGCCTGGAGCGAACGGCGGGACGAGGTGGCCGAGGTCGCCGGGAAGATCGTCCGGGATCTGGCGGGACGGGAGATCTCCTACGGTGACAGCAAGGCGCCCGGGGAGCAGGAGCTGTCGCAGGCGCTGCTCGGGCTGACCCGGGAGTACGACCCGCAGCGGGGCGGATTCGGCGGGGCGCCGAAGTTCCCGCCGTCGATGGTCGTCGAGTTCCTGCTGCGCCACCACGCGCGGACCGGCGCCGAGGGCGCTCTCCAGATGGCGCGGGACACCTGCGAGCGGATGGCCAGGGGCGGGATCTACGACCAGCTCGCCGGCGGATTCGCCCGGTACTCCGTCGACCGGGACTGGATCGTGCCGCACTTCGAGAAGATGCTGTACGACAACGCGCTGTTGTGCCGGGTGTACGCCCACCTGTGGCGGGCCACGGGCTCCGAGCTCGCCCGCCGGGTCGCCCTGGAGACCGCCGACTTCATGGTGCGTGAACTGCGCACCGCGCAGGGCGGGTTCGCCTCGGCGCTGGACGCCGACAGCGACGACGGGAGCGGCCGGCACGTCGAGGGCGCCTACTACGTCTGGACGCCCGCGCAGCTCACCGAGGTCCTCGGACCGCAGGACGCGGAGCTCGCGGCCCGGTACTTCGGCGTCACCGAGGAGGGCACCTTCGAGGAGGGCGCCTCCGTCCTCCAGCTCCCGCAGCAGGAGGAGGTCTTCGACGCCGGGCGGATCGCGGGCATCAAGGAGCGGCTGCTGCGCGAGCGCGGCGGGCGGGCGGCCCCGGGCCGCGACGACAAGGTGGTCGCGGCGTGGAACGGGCTGGCGATCGCCGCACTCGCCGAGACCGGTGCCTACTTCGACCGGCCCGACCTGGTCGAGGCCGCGACCGGCGCCGCCGATCTGCTCGTCCGGCTGCACCTCGACGACCAGGCGCGGATCGCCCGGACCAGCAAGGACGGGCAGGTCGGGGCGAACGCCGGAGTGCTGGAGGACTACGCCGACGTCGCCGAGGGGTTCCTCGCCCTGGCGTCCGTCACCGGGGAGGGCGTCTGGCTGGAGTTCGCCGGGTTCCTGCTCGACCACGTCCTCACCCGGTTCCTCGACGACGACTCGGGTGCGCTGTTCGACACCGCGGCCGACGCCGAGCAGCTGATCCGGCGTCCGCAGGACCCGACCGACAACGCCGTGCCGTCCGGCTGGAGCGCCGCCGCGGGCGCGCTGCTGAGCTATGCCGCCCACACCGGGTCCGAGCCCCACCGCAGCGCCGCCGAGCGGGCGTTGGGTGTCGTGAAGGCGCTCGGTCCCCGGGTGCCGCGGTTCATCGGATGGGGGCTCGCCGCCGCCGAGGCGCTGCTCGACGGGCCGCGCGAGGTCGCCGTGGTCGTGCCCGACCCGGCCGACCCGGCCGCCGAGCGGCTGCGCCGCACGGCGCTCCTGGGGACCGCGCCGGGAGCCGTCGTGGCGTTCGGGACCCCGGGGAGCGACGAGTTCCCGCTGCTCGCCGGCCGCCCCCTGAGCAACGGCGAACCGACCGCGTACGTGTGCCGCGACTTCACCTGCGACGCGCCGACCACCGACCCCGAGCGGCTGCGCGCGGCGCTGGCCACGGTGGTGACCGGGACCCCCTAG
- the mca gene encoding mycothiol conjugate amidase Mca encodes MAVHAHPDDESSKGAATMAKYVSEGVDVLVVTCTGGERGSILNPKLQGDTYIEEHIHEVRKKEMDEAREILGVRQEWLGFVDSGLPEGDPLPPLPEGCFALEDVDKAAGELVKQIRTFRPQVITTYDENGGYPHPDHIMTHKISMVAFEGADDTEKYPEGEFGPAYRPLKLYYNQGFNRPRTEALHHAMLDRGLESPYGDWLKRWEEFGQKERTLTTHVPCADFYEIRDKALIAHATQIDPDGGWFRVPMEIQKEVWPTEEYELAKSRVDTSLPEDDLFAGIRDNA; translated from the coding sequence ATGGCCGTTCACGCGCACCCCGACGACGAGTCGAGCAAGGGCGCGGCCACCATGGCGAAGTACGTGTCCGAGGGGGTGGACGTGCTGGTGGTGACCTGCACGGGCGGGGAGCGCGGCTCCATCCTCAATCCCAAGCTGCAGGGCGACACGTACATCGAGGAGCACATCCACGAGGTGCGCAAGAAGGAGATGGACGAGGCCCGCGAGATCCTCGGCGTCCGGCAGGAGTGGCTCGGTTTCGTCGACTCGGGTCTGCCCGAGGGCGACCCGCTGCCGCCGCTGCCCGAGGGCTGCTTCGCGCTGGAGGACGTCGACAAGGCGGCCGGAGAACTGGTCAAGCAGATCCGCACGTTCCGTCCGCAGGTGATCACCACCTACGACGAGAACGGCGGTTACCCGCACCCCGACCACATCATGACCCACAAGATCTCGATGGTGGCCTTCGAGGGCGCGGACGACACCGAGAAGTACCCCGAGGGCGAGTTCGGGCCCGCCTACCGGCCGCTGAAGCTCTACTACAACCAGGGCTTCAACCGGCCCCGCACCGAGGCGCTGCACCACGCGATGCTCGACCGCGGCCTGGAGTCCCCCTACGGGGACTGGCTCAAGCGGTGGGAGGAGTTCGGGCAGAAGGAGCGCACGCTCACCACGCACGTCCCGTGCGCCGACTTCTACGAGATCCGCGACAAGGCGCTGATCGCGCACGCCACGCAGATCGACCCCGACGGCGGCTGGTTCCGGGTGCCGATGGAGATCCAGAAGGAGGTCTGGCCGACGGAGGAGTACGAGCTCGCGAAGTCCCGCGTCGATACCTCCCTCCCCGAGGACGACCTCTTTGCGGGCATCCGCGACAATGCCTGA
- a CDS encoding DUF4307 domain-containing protein — protein sequence MSTASTRLPEGRYGRSSDERADHKLKIAGVVLGVFVLALIGYFAYHYVGQNKISAEVITFKATSAEAVELHLEVRKDAGVSGYCTVRSQSADGAEVGRADFRFSGADTRIDRTVTLRTTTKGTTAELLGCHAD from the coding sequence ATGAGTACGGCGAGCACGCGGCTGCCCGAGGGCCGCTACGGCCGTTCCTCGGACGAGCGGGCGGACCACAAACTCAAGATCGCCGGTGTGGTCCTCGGCGTCTTCGTGCTCGCGCTGATCGGTTACTTCGCCTATCACTACGTCGGCCAGAACAAGATCAGTGCCGAGGTGATCACCTTCAAGGCGACCTCGGCCGAAGCGGTGGAGCTCCATCTGGAGGTCCGCAAGGACGCCGGTGTGAGCGGCTACTGCACGGTGCGCTCGCAGTCCGCCGACGGCGCCGAGGTGGGCCGCGCGGACTTCCGCTTCTCCGGTGCGGACACCCGGATCGACCGGACGGTCACGCTGCGCACCACGACGAAGGGCACGACCGCCGAGCTGCTCGGCTGTCACGCCGACTGA
- a CDS encoding tetratricopeptide repeat protein, protein MRDGHRAEAERLLARAVEEEVRRSGGRSDRQVLMTRARGALDAMAQTAAEEYEAYARALEETEARQVSFGQRYAREGGRTPLLVAGVAAVTAAVADLALGTGPGTALGAGVTVGVVGAAATVVKVAGTHLPAAHHRAGEAGQPGGAEQLRLQWLTALEVRGIRPFLDQQRMLSATTAPKKAPGPQLRGADKSAAARGRTVLAQSFAQLPEPAEPFAGRRAELAQIRQWVQTARASTRTQPTVVVLHGPPGSGRTTLAVRAAHDLRDQFRGACVVDLRGDSTQGAPLPTRDALLHLLNRLGAPREQLLFRERSSPDQQVKRLSELYQQHLTDLPVTVILDDASDPAQIRALVPERSDSLVLVTGRTPPDLPAELSAWVHDLPVRPLDTAGAEELLTASAQDASGPYDAESADRITRSCGGLPLALRIVGSSLGPRSPRALAADLAAYGPVEPVERALWLRYTDQPDTTRRLLRRLALAGRASLGTAAAAALLATDRAEATRHLTALAGAGLVDHVRGDRYRLHDLVRAFAQARLVDEEEPGERAAAQERLIVSYAELADSVLRLVDGNMSTRSDRFTPHGFTSLDEALRWLDDESSFITATLRHAEGVDQNAVMSLLGALCDYCLLRGDLYRLGEISELAQSVGQDLLVRSVQWRTGIAARQLGELDKARTTLSSVVDLYLQAHHDAGAARALCSLGITLHHQGQLTEAAARLREALELQAAPELATDRAWTMHALAAVERDRAHLAEALDLLTRSLVLHRAGGSVHGEAWAHFQLGQLNLRRGDVPRAEADLREALDLYGRTRDARGEAWALTQLARARLIAGDPGPAAEDLRRAAARHRDNEDARGEAWTVYYLGLALEETGDLDQAVRELERSRSLFSRMRDVYGLACARHHSARVTRDQRAAQTGSLRNSGFARQLLVDARADFQRIGVAHGEAWTCLELAIVDAGNGRTQAALALCEEAAALFASYGDRRGEDWARFLRCTLLPYAAPGGVEVGTAVAQEELALLSREPHALRDARLDECLDAYGLLLERGIRLESGWQAWRLGLVPGRPAREIMGVQIETP, encoded by the coding sequence ATGCGGGACGGCCATAGGGCGGAAGCCGAGCGGTTGTTGGCGCGGGCCGTGGAGGAGGAGGTGCGCCGGTCCGGCGGCCGCAGCGACCGCCAGGTGCTGATGACCCGGGCCCGCGGCGCGCTGGACGCCATGGCGCAGACCGCCGCCGAGGAGTACGAGGCGTACGCGCGCGCCCTGGAGGAGACGGAAGCCCGGCAGGTCAGTTTCGGTCAGCGCTACGCGCGCGAGGGCGGCCGGACTCCTTTGCTGGTGGCGGGCGTTGCGGCCGTCACGGCAGCGGTCGCCGACCTCGCGCTGGGCACCGGCCCCGGGACGGCCCTCGGCGCCGGGGTGACCGTCGGGGTCGTCGGCGCGGCGGCCACCGTCGTCAAGGTGGCCGGCACCCATCTGCCGGCCGCGCATCACCGGGCCGGAGAGGCGGGACAGCCCGGGGGCGCCGAGCAGCTGCGGCTCCAGTGGCTCACGGCACTGGAGGTACGGGGCATCCGCCCGTTCCTCGACCAGCAGCGGATGCTCAGCGCGACGACCGCGCCGAAGAAGGCCCCCGGGCCGCAGCTGCGGGGCGCCGACAAGAGCGCCGCCGCACGCGGACGGACCGTGCTCGCCCAGTCGTTCGCCCAACTCCCGGAACCCGCCGAACCGTTCGCGGGCCGCCGGGCGGAACTCGCGCAGATACGGCAGTGGGTGCAGACGGCCCGCGCCAGCACCCGCACCCAGCCGACGGTCGTCGTGCTGCACGGCCCGCCGGGCAGCGGCCGCACCACCCTCGCGGTCCGGGCCGCCCACGACCTGCGCGACCAGTTCCGCGGCGCCTGCGTCGTGGACCTGCGCGGCGACAGCACGCAGGGGGCACCCCTGCCCACCCGGGACGCCCTGCTGCACCTGCTGAACCGGCTCGGCGCCCCCCGCGAACAGCTCCTCTTCCGTGAGCGCTCCTCCCCCGACCAGCAGGTCAAACGGCTCAGCGAGCTGTACCAGCAGCATCTGACCGACCTGCCGGTCACGGTGATCCTCGACGACGCCTCCGATCCCGCACAGATCCGCGCACTCGTCCCGGAACGCTCCGACAGCCTGGTCCTCGTCACCGGCAGGACCCCGCCGGACCTGCCCGCCGAGCTGTCCGCGTGGGTGCACGACCTGCCGGTGCGGCCCCTCGACACGGCCGGCGCGGAGGAACTGCTGACCGCGAGCGCACAGGACGCCTCCGGCCCCTACGACGCCGAGTCCGCCGACCGCATCACCCGCTCGTGCGGCGGCCTGCCGCTGGCCCTGCGGATCGTCGGCTCCTCGCTCGGCCCGCGCTCACCCCGCGCGCTGGCCGCCGACCTCGCCGCCTACGGCCCGGTGGAGCCGGTCGAGCGCGCCCTGTGGCTGCGCTACACCGACCAGCCCGACACGACCCGCCGACTGCTGCGCCGGCTCGCGCTGGCCGGGCGCGCCTCACTCGGCACGGCCGCGGCGGCGGCCCTGCTGGCCACGGACCGCGCCGAGGCCACCCGCCATCTCACGGCCCTCGCCGGCGCCGGTCTGGTCGACCACGTCCGCGGCGACCGCTACCGGCTGCACGACCTGGTCCGCGCCTTCGCCCAGGCCCGCCTCGTGGACGAGGAGGAACCGGGCGAGCGCGCGGCCGCCCAGGAACGGCTGATCGTCAGCTACGCCGAACTCGCCGACTCCGTGCTGCGCCTCGTCGACGGCAACATGTCCACCCGCTCGGACCGCTTCACCCCGCACGGCTTCACCTCCCTCGACGAGGCACTGCGCTGGCTGGACGACGAGTCGAGCTTCATCACGGCGACCCTGCGGCACGCGGAGGGCGTCGACCAGAACGCCGTCATGAGCCTGCTCGGCGCGCTGTGCGACTACTGCCTGCTGCGCGGCGACCTCTACCGGCTCGGTGAGATCAGCGAACTGGCCCAGTCGGTCGGCCAGGACCTGCTGGTGCGCTCCGTGCAGTGGCGTACGGGCATCGCGGCCCGCCAGCTCGGCGAGCTCGACAAGGCCCGTACGACGCTCAGCTCGGTCGTCGACCTCTACCTCCAGGCCCACCACGACGCCGGCGCGGCCCGCGCCCTGTGCTCGCTCGGCATCACCCTGCACCACCAGGGCCAGCTGACGGAGGCGGCCGCGAGACTGCGGGAGGCCCTGGAGCTCCAGGCCGCGCCCGAGCTCGCCACCGACCGGGCCTGGACGATGCACGCGCTGGCCGCGGTGGAACGGGACCGGGCCCATCTGGCCGAGGCGCTCGACCTGCTCACTCGCTCCCTGGTCCTGCACCGCGCGGGCGGCTCCGTGCACGGCGAGGCCTGGGCCCACTTCCAGCTGGGCCAGCTGAACCTGCGCCGTGGGGACGTCCCGCGCGCCGAGGCCGATCTGCGCGAGGCCCTCGACCTGTACGGCCGTACCCGCGACGCCCGCGGCGAGGCCTGGGCCCTGACCCAGCTCGCCCGGGCCCGGCTGATCGCCGGGGACCCCGGTCCGGCGGCCGAGGACCTGCGGCGCGCGGCCGCCCGGCACCGGGACAACGAGGACGCGCGCGGCGAGGCCTGGACGGTCTACTACCTGGGCCTGGCCCTGGAGGAGACCGGCGACCTCGACCAGGCGGTGCGCGAGCTGGAACGCTCCCGCTCCCTGTTCTCCCGGATGCGTGACGTCTACGGCCTCGCCTGCGCCCGGCACCACTCGGCCCGGGTCACCCGCGACCAGCGGGCCGCCCAGACCGGTTCGCTGCGCAACTCCGGTTTCGCCCGGCAGCTCCTGGTCGACGCCCGCGCCGACTTCCAGCGCATCGGCGTCGCCCACGGCGAGGCGTGGACCTGCCTGGAACTCGCGATCGTCGACGCGGGCAACGGGCGTACGCAGGCCGCCCTGGCCCTGTGCGAGGAGGCCGCGGCCCTCTTCGCCTCCTACGGCGACCGGCGCGGCGAGGACTGGGCCCGCTTCCTGCGCTGCACCCTGCTCCCGTACGCGGCCCCGGGCGGCGTCGAGGTCGGCACGGCGGTGGCCCAGGAGGAGCTGGCCCTGCTGTCCCGCGAACCCCACGCGCTGCGCGACGCCCGGCTCGACGAGTGCCTGGACGCCTACGGCCTGCTGCTGGAGCGGGGCATCCGCCTGGAGTCCGGCTGGCAGGCCTGGCGCCTGGGCCTGGTCCCCGGCCGACCGGCCCGAGAAATCATGGGCGTACAGATAGAAACCCCCTGA